Within Futiania mangrovi, the genomic segment GCGGAAGCCGTGTCTCTGCAATATCGAGCCGGCCCATCAGCTTCAGGCGCGACAGGATGGCTGCCCGCAAGCCGGCCGGGGGGGAAGGGGTGTCCTGCAGGTGTCCGTCGATGCGCATCCGCACCCGCAATCCGCCCCCCGAGGGCAGCAAGTGTACGTCGGAGGCGCGCCGTTCGACGGCCTGGGCCAGCATGCGGTCGACGAAGCGGACGACGGGCGCATCGCTGGCGATCGATCTCAGCTTCTCGACGTCGCCGAGGTCGGCCTCGGCGGGGGCGGGGCCACCGTTCGGGTTGTAGAGACGGCGCAAGGCGGCATCGATGTCGGCTGGCCGCGCCGCGCGTGCGGCGACCTTGCGGCCGGTCTTCAGTTCGATGGCACGCCTGTGGCCGGTGTCCAGCGGGTCGGCCATGGCGACGACGAGCGCGTCCGGCTGCAGTGCCAGCGGCAGCACGCGCGCTCGCTCCATGTAGGACAGCGGCAGGTCGATTCCCTCGACCGGAACGTCCGGGTATTCGGTGAGCGCTACCAGGTCCTCACCGAGCATGTGCGCATAGGCAGTTGCCAGTTCCGCCTCGGGCGCAAGACCCAGGCGCGCAAGGGCATGATCGAGCCGCAGGCCCTCCGCTTCGGCGGCCAGCCGCGCGCGGTCGATCGCCGCGGCGTCGACGACGCCGCGCTCCTTCAGGATGTTGGCGACTGCCTCGGCACGGGGATCAGCCCTTTGCATTGTCCGCCCTTCCGACACAAAACCGGAGAACGCAAACAACACTCCGAACGCCACACCGCACGGTACGGCCATTCCCCAGGGCAATCAACGCCGCGCCCGGTTGCCCGGCGCGGCCCGCCTCATGCCGTGAGAGGGCCGAACATCCAAGTTATCCACAGGCCCAAAGCAAGAAAGATGCCGAGCGGAACCCGCGTGGCTGCATGAACCGTCTCGCCGCGCAGCTTCGCCATGGCGAGCGTTGCGGCCAGTGCCGCGAACGCCCCGATCAGGACGACGCTCGACAAGCCTTGCCAGCCCACCCACGCGCCCGCGGCCCCCATCAGCTTGGCATCGCCGAGGCCCAGGCCGTCGCGGCCGCGCAGGCGCCTGTAGGCGGCGGCAATCCCGGCGAAGGCGGCGAATCCGGCGAGACAGCCGATTGCCGCATCCGGCAGCACATCGGGCCTCAACAGGGCGGTCGAGACGAAGCCGCAGACCGCGAGCGCAAGGTTCAGCACGTCGGGGAGGACGTAGCGGCGCGCATCCGACACCGCGAGCGCGGCGAGAAGCACAGTCAGCACCGCAGCCGAGGCCAGTTCCGGCGGATTCATCTGGCAACGCCTCCAGCGTCCGGGAGCGGCGGCACCTCGCGGCGCCACGCCAGCAGCATTGGCAGTCCGGGCGTCTCGAGATCGACGATCGCTTCCCTGACGAACACGCTTCCATCGTCCATCCGGGCCACGGAACGAAC encodes:
- a CDS encoding prepilin peptidase, which translates into the protein MNPPELASAAVLTVLLAALAVSDARRYVLPDVLNLALAVCGFVSTALLRPDVLPDAAIGCLAGFAAFAGIAAAYRRLRGRDGLGLGDAKLMGAAGAWVGWQGLSSVVLIGAFAALAATLAMAKLRGETVHAATRVPLGIFLALGLWITWMFGPLTA